Genomic DNA from Methylocystis sp. MJC1:
TCATCGGCGTCGCAGTTTTCGAGCACGAGAGCGAATTTATTGCCGGCATGGCGCGCCACCACGTCGCAGGCCCGCACATTCTCGCGCAGGCGCTTGGCGAGGTTCGCAATCACCTCGTCCCCGGCGTCATATCCATAAGTCCGGTTGAGCGCGAACAGGTTCTCCAACGCGACGAGCAGCACGGCGAAGGGCTTACGTGAGCGTTCGGCCTGCTGGAGGAAACGGGCGATATGCTCGCCGAGCTGGGCTCGGTTCAAAACGCCCGTCAGCGGATCGATCTGCGCGCCCAGCGCGAGCTTGCGCTCCATCTCGTGGCGCTCGGTGACGACCCGCACGACGCCATAAGCGCGCGAAGGTTTGCCGGTGGGGCCGGCGAACCAGCGGCCGGTGTCCTCCACCCAAACGAGCGGTCCTTGGCCAAGCTCCCGCGGCTGAGCCAGGGCGTAGACCACCTGATAAGGAACGCCTTCCCCTGCGTCCGTCTTGCCGGATTGCACGATGGCGTCATAGCGGGAGGCGCCGCTTTCACGCGCAATCCGCTCGCCATAGCCGAGCCCGGTGTCGAGATCCTCGCCGGCGATGGGCCCTAGGATTTCACCAAGATTCGGGCCCCAGGTCAGTCGATCCGAGCTGAGCTCCCAGTCATAGACGACTTCTCCGATCGACGACAAAATCTCCCGCGGGTCCGGGCCGGCGACAGGGGCGGGCGCGATCGGGAGGGCGGGAGGCTCCCGCGTCACAAGAGGCGCTTTGAGAATAGATGAATGAATCGTATTCGCAGCGGGGGCCTCCAAGCCGCGATTTGCGATATGGCGCAATTGCATTTTTGGCGGAACCTTCGGCGCTGTTTCGGGTCCTCCACTGTCGCCTCGAAACGTAAATGCCACGTTGCGGCTTCTGCCGAATTTTCCGGCAGGCCTCCTCAGCCCGTTCACATAGCCCGGTTTGTGCTTAAGAAATCGCGGCGCTCGGCCTCTCTGGACGGGGGGCCGCTCGCATGCGATTGATCCTGTGGATAAGACATTCTCTGGAGTCGAAACTGATGAACGCCTCTCCTTTCAATGACATCGGCCTCGATGCGCTTAAGGCCGGTCTCGCCGACGGCTCGATCCTTCTGGTCGACGTCCGGGAAGCCGACGAATATACCGCCGGCCATATCAAGGGGGCGCTGTTCAACCCGCTCTCGCGCTTCGACCCGACGAAGCTCCCCGTCGCGGGAGAGGGGCAGAAGGTCGTCATTTACTGCCGCTCGGGCCGGCGTTCCGTGTCGGCTATGGAGCAGGCCCGGCTCGTTGGGCGGCGCGACTGCAACACCCATTTCGGCGGCGGCATCCAGGCCTGGCTCAACGCCGGTCAGCCGGTCGAGCAGGGGATGTAATCACCCCCAAAGCGCGACGGGCGGCGGGGTCATGGTCGAGCCCTCATAGACCAGGCCCGGCTCGCGGTCCCTGGCGAGCAGCAGCGGTCCATCGAGATCGACGAAAGCCGCCATCTCGCCGATCAGCATGGCCGGGGCCATGGCGAGCG
This window encodes:
- a CDS encoding rhodanese-like domain-containing protein; translated protein: MNASPFNDIGLDALKAGLADGSILLVDVREADEYTAGHIKGALFNPLSRFDPTKLPVAGEGQKVVIYCRSGRRSVSAMEQARLVGRRDCNTHFGGGIQAWLNAGQPVEQGM